In Plasmodium gaboni strain SY75 chromosome 11, whole genome shotgun sequence, the following proteins share a genomic window:
- a CDS encoding putative CCR4-NOT transcription complex subunit 2, whose product MCIDSSNKKENMCIDSSNKKENICIYSSNKKENMCIDSSDKKENMCIDSSDKKDEENIKKEHQNNDDEILENINKCNQIDIFIDNKNKINFISEENKKEDILNIKKNIYEQDTTYSDIHLITTEHTDEEKNILCNEHNEEKIITQKNIQISDKKINMNSKDKEYINKINNNNCDIQGNHHHVSDEKNMLINEDVTKNNDTFSKKLNSKFSKEEKKNDNDKKAIINDDIVYDINVSISVDEQNENLKSDKNLKSDENLKSDENLKSDEKIQSDEKLQSDVKLQSDEKLKSDEKLQSDDILKNNKILSCEEEEEENLSLEEILYETTERSKSYNRKNYGLLGILKVIKMTDPNLNILAIGSDLTTLGLNLNSPNYICTSVSSPFSENPIENEEDFIKPISYLNTQFQIRLSLLLKLQTETLFYIFYNLPRDVLQAYAASELYIRKWIYHIIYKKWFTPKNSTNNMNLEKCDSWIYFDPITWSKKTYDNYLNIKDDIMNVEDVTKCIEQIIKLQSYYNIHQQNH is encoded by the coding sequence atgtGTATAGATTCTtctaataaaaaagaaaatatgtGTATAGATTCTTCtaataaaaaagagaatatatgtatatattcttctaataaaaaagaaaatatgtGTATAGATTCTTCtgataaaaaagaaaatatgtGTATAGATTCTTCTGATAAAAAAGATGAGgagaatataaaaaaagaacatcaaaataatgacgatgaaatattagaaaatataaataaatgtaatcaaatagatatatttattgataataaaaataaaattaattttatatcagaagaaaataaaaaggaagatatattaaatattaaaaaaaatatatatgaacaagATACTACCTATAGTGATATACATCTTATAACTACAGAACATActgatgaagaaaaaaatattctatGTAATGAAcataatgaagaaaaaataattacacaaaaaaatatacaaatttctgataagaaaataaatatgaacTCTAAAGATAAggaatatattaataaaataaataataacaactGTGACATACAAGGGAATCATCATCATGTATctgatgaaaaaaatatgttgATCAACGAAGACGTGACGAAAAATAATGACACATTctcaaaaaaattaaatagTAAATTTTCAAAggaggaaaaaaaaaatgataatgaCAAGAAGGCCATTATTAATGATGATATTGTGTATGACATAAATGTAAGTATAAGTGTTGACGAgcaaaatgaaaatttaaaaagtgataaaaatttaaagagtgatgaaaatttaaaaagtgatgaaaatttaaaaagtGATGAAAAAATACAAAGTGATGAAAAATTACAAAGTGATGTAAAATTACAAAGtgatgaaaaattaaaaagtgatgaaaaattacaaagtgatgatattttaaaaaataataagattCTATCTTGTGAAGAAGAAGAGGAAGAAAATCTTTCCTtagaagaaatattatatgaaacAACAGAAAGATCAAAAAGTTATAACCGCAAAAATTATGGACTTTTAGGTATCTTAAaagttataaaaatgacAGACCctaatttaaatatattagCTATAGGTTCTGATTTAACAACATTAGgattaaatttaaattcacctaattatatttgtacATCTGTTTCTTCACCATTCTCTGAAAACCCTatagaaaatgaagaagattTTATCAAACCTATATCTTATTTAAATACACAATTTCAAATACgattatcattattattaaaattacAAACAGAaactttattttatattttttataatttacCAAGAGATGTATTACAAGCATATGCAGCATCAGAACtttatataagaaaatggatatatcatattatatataaaaaatggTTTACCCCTAAAAATTCtacaaataatatgaatttaGAGAAATGTGATTCATGGATATATTTTGATCCAATAACATGGtcaaaaaaaacatatgataattatttgaatataaaagatgATATAATGAATGTAGAGGATGTTACTAAATGCATTGAGCAAATAATTAAACTACAATCTTATTATAACATACACCAGCAAAATCATTAG
- a CDS encoding putative cochaperone prefoldin complex subunit, whose translation MVCDIEKFEENKREKPNIVIQLNTLGLDELVSLTLKLEQEWKVIKKNYSILEGAVVTYDKCKSAVEQLNPSKYNTKSFNMFMNELERSDLIKLCNKDKTPEKNINKETEEKSEKENIGDISSSKDIAHINEEKKEDQQEEKEIIKEEEKKTFEVHIPLTSLVYCPCKIVNTDEFMVRMGTNYYVERNSEEVIEYYNNKIKKINEQMSKLKITISEKKNEIDLCKNYIQIKRREQQMNTLNVPQQSKSS comes from the exons ATGGTATGCGATATAGAGAAATTTGAAGAAAACAAAAGAGAAAAACCAAACATAGTAATTCAACTGAATACATTAGGGCTTGATGAATTAGTATCTTTGACCTTGAAATTGGAACAG GAATGGAAAgtaattaaaaaaaactaCTCCATTTTAGAAGGTGCTGTTGTTACATATGACAAATGCAAGAGCGCAGTTGAACAATTAAACCCctcaaaatataatacgaagagttttaatatgtttatgAACGAACTCGAACGTTCAGATTTGATAAAATTATGTAATAAGGATAAGACACCtgagaaaaatataaataaagagACCGAAGAAAAAAGTgagaaagaaaatataGGAGATATAAGCTCTTCAAAAGATATAGCTcatataaatgaagaaaaaaaagaagaccaacaagaagaaaaagaaataatcaaagaagaggaaaaaaaaacttttGAAGTGCATATTCCGTTGACATCCTTAGTTTACTGTCCAT GCAAAATTGTAAACACGGATGAATTTATGGTTCGTATGGGaacaaattattatgtagAAAGAAATAGCGAAGAAGTTATTGAGTactataataataaaataaaaaaaataaatgaacaGATGAgtaaattaaaaattacCATTTctgaaaagaaaaatgaaatagATCTTTGcaaaaattatattcaaATTAAAAGAAGAGAGCAACAAATGAATACTCTAAATGTGCCACAACAATCAAAAAGTTCATAA
- a CDS encoding putative geranylgeranyl pyrophosphate synthase (part of same gene as PGSY75_1128400A~gap found within coding sequence) → DIMDKGETRRNKHCWYLLKDVEIKNAVNDVFLLYNAIYKLLDIYLRNDNCYLDLITSFREATLKTIVGQHLDTNIFSDKYSDINKDININNINISEENKINVNMLNFNVYQNIIIHKTAYYSFFLPIVCGMQMGGISMDNLLYKKVENIAILMGEYFQVHDDYIDTFGDSKKTGKVGSDIQNNKLTWPLIKAFELCSQSEKEDIIRNYGKDNVTCIKFINDIYEHYNIRAHYVEYEKKQKIKILEAINQLHHEGIEYVLKYVMDILFTGA, encoded by the exons ATGATATTATGGATAAGGGGGAAACTCGCAGAAACAAACATTGTTG gtatttattaaaagacGTTGAAATTAAGAATGCCGTGAATGATGTGTTTCTTCTGTATAACGCTATATACAA attacttgatatatatttgcGCAATGATAACTGTTACTTGGATTTAATTACATCCTTTAGAGAAGCCACTTTAAAAACTATAGTAGGACAACATTTAgatacaaatatattttcagATAAATATTCCGATATAAAcaaagatataaatattaataatattaatatatctgAAGAGAATAAAATTAATGTGAACATGTTAAATTTTAATGtttatcaaaatattattattcataaaacggcttattattcatttttcttACCTATTGTTTGTG GTATGCAAATGGGGGGTATATCTATGGACAACTTGTTATACAAAAAAGTTGAAAATATAGCAATTCTTATGGGGGAATATTTTCAa GTCCATGATGATTATATAGATACCTTTGGAGATTCTAAAAAGACTGGGAAAGTTGGCTCAGAcattcaaaataataaattaacaTGGCCTTTGATAAAG GCATTTGAACTATGTTCACAATCTGAAAAAGAGGACATAATAAGAAATTATGGAAAAGATAATGTTACATGTATTAAGTttattaatgatatatatgaacattATAATATCAGGGCTCATTATGTAGAATATGAAAAGAAGCAgaagataaaaattttaga agCCATAAACCAATTGCATCATGAAG GTATAGAATATGTCTTGAAATACGTAATGGACATTTTGTTTACAGGTGCATGA
- a CDS encoding 6-phosphofructokinase, translating into MDIENSKKHLSELQEERRRHKITLPDMLKRKVIIKEENYENDNTCEKNLETLKDMCYSLNTSKNENEYLKLYFPNIINNPIIKLYNDPYYTTHMSDKRMNTTDSINTSMDMSSYNCTTNSFIKEMINMYKPHEKLNIGILFTGLQAPGGHNIICGVFDCLKKKNKKNTLYGFMNGFEGMLKYNFMELKNEYISMFRNSGGFDMIKSSDTQIINDDQKKKCFKICRQLNLNGLIVVGDVGGNKSAAILSEYFENVYKIAINKNIKSEELKEKEKEEKKADENKKDDEDGNKREDKDEKKKEDKDENKKEDKNKKKKEDKDENKENTDEKKKEDKNKKKKEDKDEKKNYFEYEKNKEEQQKKHQLNVENNNNHICETLQNYAQEDKTNEPYKIIDNNKTCLSNQNKSSNNNNNIQYDNIENYNLSYYNILSTYDFTYDHISDISDEEINKKYPKKKNDYFIKTSIVSAPTCVYNEMKNKYIECSIGFDTTIFSYCQYISYLITHIQTYLKGYHFIKVMGNTSSHIALECFLQTKVNIILVSEEIKKNKLTLDQITQFIVDVIQNRYKKYHKNYGIVIIPDGILKKITLFKKLVKSIINIKTKYIKKNDINSLQDLKNILSDHLLKEQHEFFKLLPHFFQMQLLEEIFSQQFHYARLSTELLLTHLVKKKLEERQINDLEFHTHSYGNEVTCSLPTNFDCAYSYILGFSCVEILQHKYNGYMCVIKNLKNLLFNVNDIEILGIPLCHMMKLKNKNKNIKHINGEEHINGEEHINGEEHIKGEEHINNVEQKDNLKEIKENTKTNKTEKLSKKNKIEKKDKVPKKDKTSKKDKNDKNDKNDKKDKNNTSDGVKKSNSIIQNDNSNNKDDALTNNLCEARDNTNKQNKNHLIIRKDPFEDLFIKRTKVNLKDDTYFIKYKKYRYMYLYEDHYRVLTGIQYEHNFCIDYDDKSLKLRNKLNNTHSSNDYITIKPNNIFNKINYTISGLTKEYFNKKEYNEEKNNITQNSMLQNGVILQNNNTYKFNYYKHYSTLSDIEKMLTASAIKFNTILIRHNTRITYINNNFFNKLYTISFIHIPKIKDFYILQDNQFHLKHNYRNVSCPKNVGVVLLSHCTPGTNNILVGLHQRLSINNFKLIGFVKGLKGLLNNDICLINDNNLKTSINIGGFPLLGVHMQYQKISNDDHILHIHDLIKENNISKIIKSCKNNNITNLVFIGDEKVLSLMNILNDIFINKDVNIKIVTIPISLYNSFDKNLIECSIGYHSMVRHISDIISNVQSTCLNINKYYYFIKIHTNISSALILSVQLQTHCNICYIGESVNNQLTSLHTIIENISLVIIERINRMKYYGVILFSSNLIYYINDFHDLCNDVDENIKSVQEIDEIVKNDILPERFQKKLKKESVDLLNLFTESMKDKLLRKEKRENEDIDSNFEVMLINEIKKYIQNLMEKSKQNKELYCYKKHMNTLSSPINVKNIKVYSDIDYILHFQTLIKVIDREINCFFPTHFDNSLAFSHGLLAGIAVENDLINYVTSIRHLNLNKQNWSSSLYPGIYFLNNNDDKEHFNQYPSVAPVPISMKSCQMATMKHNANTWAYSDSYIFVGPVQYSVNPDNLGYSSYIF; encoded by the exons atggATATTGAGAATTCAAAAAAACATCTAAGTGAATTACAAGAAGAAAGAAGAAGACACAAAATTACACTTCCAGATATGCTTAAAAGGAAAGTTATTATAAAGGaagaaaattatgaaaaCGATAATACTTGTGAAAAGAATTTAGAGACATTAAAAGATATGTGTTATTCATTGAATACATCAAAGaatgaaaatgaatatttaaaattatattttcctaatattattaataatcCAATTATAAAACTTTATAATGATCCATACTACACAACACATATGTCAGATAAAAGAATGAATACAACAGATTCAATAAATACTTCAATGGATATGTCTAGCTATAATTGTACTACAAATTCTTTCATAAAagaaatgataaatatgtataaacCACACGAGAAATTAAATATAGGTATTTTATTCACAGGACTACAAGCTCCAGGTGgtcataatattatatgtgGAGTTTTTGattgtttaaaaaaaaaaaataaaaaaaatactcTTTATGGTTTTATGAATGGATTTGAAGGAATGCTCAAATATAACTTTATGGAATTGAAAAACGAATATATAAGTATGTTTAGAAATAGCGGGGGATTTGATATGATTAAAAGTAGTGATACACAAATTATTAACGATGatcagaaaaaaaaatgttttaaaatatgtagACAACTAAATCTAAATGGCCTTATTGTTGTTGGAGATGTTGGCGGTAATAAAAGTGCTGCTATTTTATCGgaatattttgaaaatgtttataaaattgcaataaataaaaatataaaaagtgaagaattaaaagaaaaagaaaaggaagaaaaaaaggcagatgaaaataaaaaggatgATGAAGATGGAAATAAAAGGGAAGataaagatgaaaaaaaaaaggaagataaagatgaaaataaaaaggaggataaaaataaaaaaaaaaaggaagataaagatgaaaataaagagaatacggatgaaaaaaaaaaggaggataaaaataaaaaaaaaaaggaagataaagatgaaaaaaaaaactattttgaatatgaaaaaaataaagaagaacaacaaaaaaaacacCAACTTAATGTCGAGAACAATAATAACCATATATGTGAAACACTCCAAAATTATGCACAAGAAGATAAAACAAATGAAccatataaaattatagataataataaaacatgTTTATCAAATCAAAATAAGagtagtaataataataataatatacaatatgataatatagaaaattataatttatcttattacaatatattatcaacaTATGATTTTACTTATGACCATATTAGCGATATAAGTGATgaagaaattaataaaaaatatccaaaaaaaaaaaatgattattttataaaaactTCAATTGTTAGTGCACCAACATGTGTATATaatgaaatgaaaaataaatatattgaatgTTCTATAGGGTTTGATACAACTATATTTAGTTATTGTCAATATATAAGTTATTTAATAACACATATACAAACATATCTCAAAGgatatcattttattaaagTTATGGGGAATACATCTAGTCATATTGCCTTAGAATGTTTCTTACAAACAAAAGTAAACATCATATTAGTCAgtgaagaaataaaaaaaaataaattaacaCTTGATCAAATTACACAATTCATTGTTGATGTTATTCAAAAcagatataaaaaatatcataaaaattatggTATTGTTATTATACCAGATggtatattaaaaaaaataacactatttaaaaaattagtaaaatctattattaatataaaaacaaaatatataaaaaaaaatgacaTCAATAGTTTACAAGATTTAAAAAACATTCTAAGTGATCATTTATTAAAGGAACAACATGAATTCTTTAAATTACTTcctcatttttttcaaatgCAATTACTGGAGGAAATATTTTCCCAACAATTTCAC TATGCTAGGTTAAGTACCGAACTACTTCTCACCCATTTAGTAAAGAAGAAACTAGAAGAAAGACAAATTAATGATCTCGAATTTCATACACACTCATATGGAAACGAAGTTACATGCTCACTCCCTACAAACTTCGATTGTGCCTACAGCTATATTTTAGGATTCAGCTGCGTAGAAATTCTGcaacataaatataatggATATATGTGTGTCATCAAAAATTTGAAGAATCTACTGTTCAACGTTAACGACATAGAAATATTAGGCATACCCCTCTGCCATATGATGAAGttaaagaataaaaataaaaatataaaacacATAAACGGTGAGGAACACATAAACGGTGAGGAACACATAAACGGTGAGGAACACATAAAAGGTGAGGAACACATAAACAATGTGGAACAAAAagataatttaaaagaaataaaagaGAACACTAAAACAAACAAAACAGAAAAACTATctaaaaagaataaaatagaaaaaaaggACAAAGTACCGAAAAAAGATAAAACAAGTAAAAAggataaaaatgataaaaatgataaaaatgataaaaaggataaaaataatacatcCGATGGTGTGAAAAAAAGTAATAGTATTAtacaaaatgataattcTAACAATAAAGATGATGCTCTAACAAATAATTTGTGTGAAGCAAGAGACAATActaataaacaaaataaaaatcatCTCATCATCAGAAAGGATCCATTTGAAGATTTGTTCATAAAGCGCACAAAAGTAAATTTAAAGGATGATacttattttataaaatataaaaaatatcgatatatgtatttatatgaaGATCATTATAGAGTATTGACAGGTATACAATATGAACATAATTTTTGTATAgattatgatgataaatCTTTAAAATTACgaaataaattaaataatacacATTCTAGTAATGATTATATTACTATAAAAccaaataatatatttaataaaataaattacaCTATATCTGGTTTGAcaaaagaatattttaataaaaaagaatataatgaagaaaaaaataacataacACAAAATAGTATGCTACAAAATGGTGTAATActacaaaataataatacatataaatttaattattataaacattATTCTACCTTATCagatatagaaaaaatgtTAACAGCTTCAGctataaaatttaatacTATATTAATTCGTCATAATACAAgaattacatatattaataacaatttttttaataaattatatactatttcatttattcatatacctaaaattaaagatttttatatattacaagATAATCAATTCCATCTCAAACATAATTATAGAAATGTTTCATGTCCAAAAAATGTCGGTGTTGTTTTACTTTCTCATTGTACCCCAGGGACAAATAATATACTCGTAGGATTACATCAAAGATTAtcaattaataattttaagTTAATAGGATTTGTTAAAGGTTTAAAAGGACTcttaaataatgatatatgcctaattaatgataataatttaaaaacatCTATTAACATAGGGGGGTTTCCTCTTCTAGGAGTACACATGCAATATCAGAAAATATCTAATGATGATcatatattacatattcatgatttaataaaagaaaataatatatctaaaaTCATTAAAAGctgtaaaaataataatattaccAATTTAGTATTCATAGGTGATGAAAAAGTTCTATCActtatgaatatattaaatgatatatttattaataaagatgtaaatattaaaattgtTACCATTCCCATCTCTTTATATAACAGTTTTGATAAAAATCTTATCGAATGTAGTATAGGATATCATTCAATGGTTCGTCATATTAGTGATATTATAAGTAATGTACAAAGTACTtgtttaaatataaataaatattattactttaTTAAAATTCATACAAATATTTCATCTGCTTTAATTTTATCTGTTCAATTACAAACACATTGTAATATATGCTATATTGGAGAATCTGTGAATAATCAATTAACTAGCTTGCACACCATCatagaaaatatttctCTTGTCATTATAGAAAGAATTAATCGTATGAAATATTATGGCGTTATATTATTTAGCTCgaatttaatatattacataaatGATTTTCATGACCTCTGTAACGATGTcgatgaaaatataaaaagtgTTCAAGAAATAGATGAAATTgttaaaaatgatatacTTCCAGAGAg GTTTcagaaaaaattaaaaaaagaaagtGTCGATCTGCTAAATTTATTCACAGAGTCCATGAAAGATAAATTATTgagaaaagaaaaaagagAGAACGAAGATATCGATTCTAATTTTGAAGTAATgttaataaatgaaataaaaaaatatatacaaaatttGATGGAAAAATCCaaacaaaataaagaattatattGCTACAAAAAGCATATGAATACATTATCAAGTCCAATAAATGTAAAGAACATCAAAGTTTATAGTGACATagattatatattacattttcAAACATTAATTAAAGTCATCGACAGAGAAATAAACTGTTTTTTTCCTACACATTTTGATAACTCCTTGGCCTTCTCTCATGGGCTCCTCGCAGGAATAGCGGTAGAAAATGATTTGATCAATTATGTAACATCCATTAGGcatttaaatttaaataagCAAAATTGGAGTAGTTCCTTATACCCAGgcatttattttttaaacaatAACGACGACAAAGAGCATTTTAATCAA TATCCTTCTGTAGCACCTGTTCCCATTTCCATGAAATCTTGCCAAATGGCTACTATGAAACATAATGCAAATACG TGGGCATACAGCGACAGCTATATTTTTGTAGGACCTGTTCAATATAGTGTCAACCCAGACAATCTTGGatattcttcatatatattttaa
- a CDS encoding putative multiprotein bridging factor type 1 produces MDHQDLKPVIWHKTEKKTKPKDIHEARKLGIDVEVEKKYFGGKNKSSKGNLIIENKAKIEQETENFKIDRVTPAFSRALQQARINKKLTQAQLARLVNESESVIKEYENGKAIPNNVIIQKLNKVLGVNLPSPKKK; encoded by the coding sequence ATGGATCACCAAGATCTGAAACCTGTTATATGGCACAAAACAGAAAAGAAGACTAAGCCAAAAGATATTCACGAAGCGAGAAAATTAGGTATTGATGTAGAAGtagaaaagaaatattttggtggaaaaaataaatcaagCAAAGGAAATTtaataatagaaaataaagCAAAAATTGAACAAGAAACTGAGAATTTTAAAATTGATAGAGTTACACCAGCTTTTTCTAGAGCTTTACAACAAGCaagaattaataaaaaattaacgCAAGCACAATTAGCTAGACTTGTTAATGAAAGTGAATCTGTTATTAAGGAATACGAAAATGGAAAAGCAATACCAaataatgttattattCAGAAACTTAATAAAGTCTTAGGGGTCAATTTACCTTCTCCcaagaaaaaataa
- a CDS encoding putative geranylgeranyl pyrophosphate synthase (part of same gene as PGSY75_1128400B~gap found within coding sequence) has protein sequence MENEPNNQDADNGLAYFRSMYDRYRDTFINHINDYILEDDIKIIISKYYKLLFDYNCLGGKNNRGILVILIYEYVKNRDINSNEWEKVACI, from the exons ATGGAGAACGAGCCGAATAACCAAGATGCAGATAATGGTCTGGCTTACTTTAGAAGT ATGTACGACAGATACAGAGATACTTTCATAAACCATAttaatgattatatattagaagatgatataaaaataataatttcaaAGTACTATAAACTATTATTTGATTATAACTGCTTAG gCGGTAAAAATAATAGGGGAATTTTAgttatattaatttatgAATATGTAAAGAATAGAGACATTAATTCTAATGAATGGGAAAAAGTAGCTTGTATAg